The Cyanobacteria bacterium GSL.Bin1 genomic interval GTTAGTGCTGTTAGTGCATGGGAAATCAGTATTAAGAAAACACTTGGAAAATTAGAAGCTCCCTCCGATTTAGAAGGAGCAATTCATAGAAATCGTTTTGAATCTCTAGTGATTTCTATTAAAGATGGTGAAGATGCAGGGGCTTTACCCAATTATCATCGGGATCCATTTGACAGAATGCTGATTGCTCAAGCTTTTCGTAATCAGTTGACAATTGTGACCAGAGATGAAAAGTTTCAACAATATGGTGTCCCCTTGTTAAAAGCCTGAGTCAGAAGTTAGTCACTTATCTAAACGATATCGCGCAAAGATCATTCACTGGAGAAAATAAAAGTCTTTTGTCCCGAATCGTGACAGTTAGCGGGAGAATAAAGTCGGTATGAGTGGAAAAGGAATGTGATACACACCCTTTCTTATTGTGGCGCGATTAATTGGGTGTAATGAGTCTGCTTCTGAAATACGCTATTCAGACTTTAAGTGATCAGGTTGATTCCAATAGTAGCAAACTTGATTATTGGTTGTGATTGATGAATAGTCTCCCTTCGTCGGGTTATTTTGTAATTTAACTTAAATAATTTGGTGACATAAACACGAAATAGAGAATATGGATTAAATTTCGCAAGTTCCAACTCAGAATATGTGATAAAAAGAGTCGATAAAATTACAAAAATTCACAGATAAAATTCGGATTACATCATTTTTTTAGTTAATCATACTTACAAAAAAATATTGACAAACTACGGAAAATTCTATAAAATCACGATATGTTCACTGATAGAACACGAATAAGGATGATGAAATTAGACAGGTTTTCAGTAATTCTGTTAATATTCCTCTCTCTCATTTGGTTTGTATTTCCTGTCGGTGTACGTAATTTTTCTAATTTTGTCAAAGATTTCAAGGATGAGGTAACTCCCACTTCTCCACAGCAGTCAATCGGCTACTGATCAAACGTCGTCTCCGATTCTCTAGCATCACACTGACTACGAAAGATTTGAACCATTAACGGCTTTAAAAATACAGAGGGAAAATTAAATGATGACAAATTTAAAGAGAGAAACCTATTCCTTATCTGAAATTACTCAAGAAGCGATCTTTGACCATCTAGGCGATACAGCATGGATCAGCAAA includes:
- a CDS encoding PIN domain-containing protein → MSYLLDTHTLLWWLADHPTLSEPARSVIANPHHLIVVSAVSAWEISIKKTLGKLEAPSDLEGAIHRNRFESLVISIKDGEDAGALPNYHRDPFDRMLIAQAFRNQLTIVTRDEKFQQYGVPLLKA